One window of the Deltaproteobacteria bacterium genome contains the following:
- a CDS encoding ATP-dependent 6-phosphofructokinase gives MKSKVVIKRIGILTGGGDCPGLNAVIRAVVKTAIFQYGLEVVGFLEGYLGMIRNMTRRLEPSDASGILHQGGTILGTSNRDNPFRFPVMVRGKKIFRDVSEQAIRNLKRNKVDALIAVGGDGSLTIAHQFFQKGVPLVGIPKTIDNDLWGTDVTFGFNTALQTAMEAIDKLQTTAASHHRVMVVEVMGRYAGWIALEAGLAGGGDVILIPEIPYDIDKVCEVVRERHRYGKRSSIVVVAEGAVPKKGEVVVQKLVEDSTDPVRLGGVGYKVGNEIEKRTGVETRITVLGHIQRGGSPSVFDRILATRFGSKAVDLVMQRKFGRMVCLRGLKIEDIALRRVQGDQRKVLPNGDLVKTARSIGVSFGD, from the coding sequence ATGAAATCCAAAGTTGTAATCAAAAGAATCGGGATCCTCACGGGAGGCGGTGATTGCCCCGGCCTGAATGCTGTTATCCGGGCGGTGGTGAAGACAGCTATTTTTCAGTACGGGTTGGAAGTAGTCGGCTTTTTGGAAGGGTACCTCGGGATGATCAGGAATATGACTCGCCGGCTTGAACCCTCAGATGCCTCAGGAATTTTGCATCAAGGGGGAACGATTCTGGGGACTTCCAATCGCGATAACCCTTTTCGCTTCCCGGTCATGGTCAGAGGAAAAAAAATCTTCAGGGATGTCTCCGAACAGGCCATCCGCAATTTGAAAAGGAATAAGGTCGATGCCCTGATTGCTGTGGGAGGAGATGGGTCGCTGACGATCGCCCACCAGTTTTTTCAAAAAGGAGTTCCGCTGGTGGGAATTCCCAAAACCATTGATAATGACCTTTGGGGTACGGATGTCACCTTTGGGTTTAACACAGCCTTGCAGACCGCCATGGAAGCGATCGATAAACTTCAAACCACGGCGGCTTCTCATCACCGGGTCATGGTGGTAGAAGTCATGGGTAGGTATGCGGGATGGATTGCCTTAGAGGCCGGCTTGGCCGGCGGGGGGGATGTCATCCTCATCCCGGAAATTCCCTACGATATCGACAAAGTCTGCGAAGTGGTGAGGGAGAGGCATCGCTATGGGAAACGGTCCAGCATCGTGGTGGTGGCAGAAGGGGCAGTTCCGAAAAAAGGAGAAGTGGTCGTTCAGAAGCTGGTGGAGGACAGCACAGATCCTGTACGGTTGGGAGGAGTAGGCTATAAAGTGGGGAATGAGATTGAGAAAAGGACCGGCGTAGAAACTCGGATTACCGTCCTGGGGCATATCCAACGGGGTGGGTCTCCTTCAGTTTTCGACCGCATTTTGGCCACCCGATTCGGGTCCAAAGCCGTAGACCTGGTGATGCAAAGAAAGTTTGGTAGGATGGTTTGCCTGCGCGGCCTGAAAATTGAAGATATAGCTCTGAGAAGAGTCCAGGGCGACCAGAGAAAAGTTTTGCCCAACGGCGATCTGGTCAAGACAGCCCGCTCTATCGGGGTTAGCTTTGGGGATTGA
- a CDS encoding thiamine pyrophosphate-binding protein yields MPRMTGGEAVVESLKREGVEYLFSIPGVQIMAVFDALYGEKDLRLITVRHEQSTIYMADGYSRVKGRPGVGLVVPGPGVQNTLAAMGTAYACSSPVLLLAGQVESMDLGKDGGVLHEVNDQLDMVRPVTKWCRRVMRGEEIPGAIHEAMGQMNTGRPRPTEVEIPWDTLRNSAEVEFFSREAIPPAEPDPESIRRAVELLVKAQKPLIWAGGGAILSDGSAELRDLAEALGAPVVTTPEGKGAISEDHLLSLGGGYYGFGAIRWAMPQADVVLAVGTRFTWQQQRPGTALKPPQKLIHLDADPSVIGKNYPAEVAIVADAQAGLRALVEAVRKEKVAKERWLTSELDQFRQNHQNWLQEKAPWQYDIIKTLRKELADDAILVAGVTNIGYWANLAYTVRRPRTYITSSYFATLGYSFPTALGVKLAAPDRPVVCVVGDGGFLYACGELATAVKYGINLITIVFNDQAFGSTKSDQLVNFRGRIVGTEINNPDFAKLAELFGAKGLKAKPEQLGKALDEALEAQRPVVIEVPLPTLIAPFQIPP; encoded by the coding sequence ATGCCCAGAATGACCGGAGGAGAAGCAGTCGTCGAATCGTTGAAAAGAGAAGGAGTAGAGTACCTTTTTTCCATTCCCGGAGTCCAGATTATGGCCGTCTTTGATGCCCTTTACGGCGAGAAGGACCTCCGCCTGATTACCGTCCGCCATGAACAGAGCACCATTTACATGGCTGACGGGTATTCCCGGGTCAAAGGTAGGCCTGGCGTAGGCCTGGTTGTGCCGGGGCCCGGAGTTCAGAATACCCTCGCCGCGATGGGTACGGCCTATGCCTGTTCCTCCCCCGTTCTTCTCCTGGCCGGGCAGGTGGAGAGTATGGATTTAGGAAAAGATGGGGGGGTGCTCCACGAAGTCAATGACCAGCTGGATATGGTTCGCCCGGTCACCAAATGGTGCCGCCGGGTGATGAGGGGGGAAGAGATCCCCGGGGCCATACACGAGGCCATGGGCCAGATGAATACAGGTCGGCCCCGTCCTACAGAAGTGGAAATTCCCTGGGACACCCTGAGAAACAGCGCGGAGGTAGAGTTCTTTTCCCGGGAAGCCATTCCACCCGCGGAGCCGGACCCGGAGAGCATCCGTCGGGCTGTTGAGCTTCTCGTTAAAGCCCAAAAACCGCTCATCTGGGCAGGAGGGGGGGCCATTCTGTCGGATGGATCCGCAGAGTTGAGAGATCTGGCCGAAGCCCTGGGAGCACCGGTAGTAACCACTCCCGAGGGCAAGGGCGCAATCTCTGAAGATCATCTCCTTTCCCTGGGGGGCGGGTATTACGGATTTGGAGCGATCCGCTGGGCCATGCCACAGGCCGATGTAGTCTTGGCGGTGGGCACCCGCTTTACATGGCAACAGCAGCGACCGGGTACGGCTTTAAAACCTCCCCAAAAGTTGATTCACCTGGATGCCGACCCTTCCGTGATCGGAAAAAACTATCCTGCAGAGGTAGCCATCGTAGCCGATGCCCAAGCTGGCCTGAGGGCTCTCGTCGAAGCAGTTCGAAAGGAAAAGGTTGCGAAGGAACGCTGGCTTACTTCGGAGCTGGATCAATTTCGCCAGAACCACCAGAATTGGCTTCAAGAAAAAGCCCCCTGGCAATATGACATTATCAAAACCTTAAGGAAGGAATTGGCCGATGACGCCATCTTGGTGGCCGGGGTCACCAACATCGGTTATTGGGCCAACCTGGCTTATACGGTCAGGCGCCCGCGGACCTACATAACCTCTTCCTATTTCGCTACCTTGGGGTATTCTTTTCCTACAGCCCTGGGAGTTAAATTGGCTGCTCCAGATAGGCCAGTCGTCTGCGTTGTGGGAGACGGGGGCTTCCTGTATGCCTGCGGTGAGCTGGCCACGGCGGTGAAGTACGGAATCAATTTGATAACTATTGTCTTTAATGATCAGGCTTTTGGATCGACCAAAAGCGATCAGTTGGTAAACTTCAGGGGAAGAATCGTGGGGACGGAGATAAACAACCCGGATTTTGCCAAGCTTGCTGAATTGTTCGGCGCCAAAGGCCTGAAGGCTAAACCGGAGCAGTTGGGGAAGGCATTGGATGAAGCTCTGGAGGCCCAAAGGCCGGTCGTGATCGAAGTGCCCCTTCCCACGCTAATCGCCCCCTTCCAGATTCCCCCTTAA